From the genome of Desulfurella sp., one region includes:
- a CDS encoding cation:dicarboxylase symporter family transporter, with protein sequence GLHLTLTQQLIVILTAILASIGTAGVPAAGAIMLLLVLNSVGLKVEPGRPETLAYAMIFGIDALLDMARTATNVLGDLTATTFVAKLENEIDMSKWN encoded by the coding sequence AGGTCTTCACTTAACTTTAACACAACAACTGATAGTTATATTAACAGCAATTTTAGCCTCAATTGGTACAGCTGGTGTACCTGCAGCGGGCGCTATTATGCTACTTTTAGTATTAAATTCCGTTGGCTTAAAAGTAGAACCTGGAAGACCAGAAACACTTGCCTATGCCATGATTTTTGGTATCGATGCCTTACTTGACATGGCAAGAACTGCAACAAACGTTCTTGGGGATCTAACTGCCACTACATTTGTAGCAAAGCTTGAAAATGAAATAGATATGTCAAAATGGAATTGA